In the genome of Ananas comosus cultivar F153 linkage group 11, ASM154086v1, whole genome shotgun sequence, one region contains:
- the LOC109717537 gene encoding disease resistance protein RPM1-like has product MKDISEIKDELESMLSFLRIAERLKEKDESTKTFIKQTRDLAFDIEDIIDEFTYKLGEEQGGVLPRAIKRCRNIKTWDDLSSKLKEIKIKLQNIMERRTRYDTRGMESEVKPRIAVGGSKSHVELAHFVEEDDIVGIDKYRDLLLKWLKDEDEQQRQPMIISVFGMGGLGKTTLVTHVYKIIKATFDACAWVAVSQSYETDDLLRRILKEFYREDREKRQAPNNIDTMDCRSLVETIRTYLQCKNYVLILDDVWSTDVLDNIKNALLNSNSNSRIVLTARSCDVAILANKHYMFELKTLEADHSWDLFCKNAFWKSANKICPQPLEQCAKKIVEKCGGLPLAIVSIARLLSFREQTGFEWEKVYKDLEWYLTDNASKIHEKVHDILKLSLDDLPHYLRNCFLYCSSFPEDYTIESDRLIRLWVAEGFIEERERTMEEVAEDYLNELVHRCLLQVVHRDEVRRVQGCRMHDIIRVLALSESKELSFCMVYEHSREKLQRSKARRLSILSNITNYCTEDKSHLRSVLVFNNSMSYDLLLSVLRSSKFLRVLELGGALIEKLPSEICNLFNLHYLGLRATKIKELPRSIGKLRNLQVLHTYDSEIEKLPKGITELQKLRHLFLSDDLDTGESKIEKLPKEITELQKLRHLILPYYLGKNIKALVGIRRLKGLHSLANIGATRKIVRRNVEALTELRTFGIEGVRTHHCADLWNSITKMNHLSNLDVISGRGQELQQLGTLRLPLPIQELWLRGKLDKTSVPELATSFGSLTNLIGLTLFYANLDEDTFPYLQALPALMFLGLYEAYDGMKLHFQATSFPKLKELLIQDAPNLSQVEIERGAMASLNKLDLHRCPELKELPHGIEYLTTLKDLYIWRPAKELVELLLGGGGGGEGDHSNDCRTRVRHIPNFTIGFKRDGKVVEERI; this is encoded by the exons ATGAAGGATATAAGTGAGATTAAGGATGAGCTTGAGAGCATGCTATCCTTCCTACGGATCGCAGAAAGATTAAAAGAGAAGGATGAGAGCACAAAAACCTTCATAAAACAAACAAGAGACTTGGCTTTCGACATTGAGGATATTATAGATGAGTTCACGTACAAGCTGGGTGAGGAGCAAGGAGGGGTTCTACCCAGAGCAATCAAGAGGTGCAGAAATATAAAAACATGGGATGACCTTAGCAGCAAACTTAAAGAGATCAAAATTAAGCTCCAAAACATTATGGAGAGAAGGACACGATATGATACAAGAGGAATGGAAAGTGAAGTAAAACCTCGAATAGCTGTTGGCGGTAGCAAGAGCCATGTAGAATTAGCACATTTTGTCGAGGAGGATGATATCGTGGGTATTGACAAGTACAGGGACTTGTTGCTCAAATGGTTGAAAGATGAGGATGAGCAACAACGACAGCCCATGATAATCTCAGTGTTTGGAATGGGTGGTCTAGGGAAGACAACTCTCGTAACTCACGTGTACAAAATCATCAAAGCTACCTTTGATGCTTGTGCCTGGGTTGCTGTATCTCAAAGTTATGAGACTGATGATTTGCTTAGACGGATTTTAAAAGAGTTTTATAGGGAAGATCGTGAGAAAAGACAAGCACCTAACAACATTGATACCATGGATTGCAGAAGCTTGGTTGAGACTATTCGCACTTACTTGCAATGTAAAAATTATGTACTCATTCTAGATGATGTTTGGAGTACTGATGTACTGGACAATATAAAGAATGCACTTCTGAATAGTAATAGCAATAGTAGAATAGTTCTCACAGCAAGGAGTTGCGATGTAGCAATACTAGCTAATAAGCACTATATGTTTGAGCTAAAGACACTAGAGGCAGATCATTCATGGGATTTGTTTTGTAAAAATGCATTTTGGAAAAGTGCAAACAAGATTTGCCCACAGCCTTTAGAACAATGTGCTAAAAAAATCGTCGAGAAGTGCGGTGGCTTGCCCCTTGCTATCGTATCTATAGCCCGTCTCTTATCATTTCGAGAACAAACCGGTTTTGAATGGGAGAAGGTTTACAAAGATCTTGAGTGGTATCTAACCGACAACGCATCGAAAATCCATGAAAAAGTACATGACATTTTGAAACTTAGTTTGGACGATCTTCCCCATTACCTTCGAAATTGCTTTTTATATTGTTCTAGCTTTCCGGAAGACTATACAATTGAAAGTGACAGGCTCATAAGGCTTTGGGTGGCTGAAGGGTTcattgaagaaagagaaagaacgaTGGAGGAAGTGGCAGAGGACTACCTTAATGAACTTGTTCATCGCTGTCTACTACAAGTGGTACATAGGGATGAAGTCCGTAGAGTTCAAGGATGTCGAATGCATGACATCATTCGTGTGCTTGCTCTTTCCGAGTCAAAGGAGTTAAGTTTCTGCATGGTCTATGAGCATTCACGGGAAAAATTGCAGAGATCCAAAGCACGCCGCTTGTCAATCCTAAGCAATATAACTAATTATTGTACTGAAGACAAATCTCATTTGCGTTCAGTGCTTGTTTTCAACAATTCCATGAGCTATGATTTACTGCTGTCGGTCTTAagatcatcaaaatttttacgTGTCTTGGAACTAGGAGGAGCGCTAATCGAGAAACTACCGAGTGAGATCTGTAACCTATTCAACCTGCATTATCTAGGCTTGCGAGCTACAAAAATTAAGGAGCTTCCAAGATCAATCGGGAAGCTACGAAATCTGCAAGTATTACATACATATGACAGTGAAATAGAAAAGCTGCCAAAAGGAATAACAGAGCTTCAAAAGTTGAGACATCTATTTTTGTCTGACGATTTGG ATACAGGTgaaagtaaaatagaaaagcTGCCAAAGGAAATAACAGAGCTTCAAAAGTTGAGACATCTAATTTTGCCCTACTATTTGGGTAAGAACATCAAGGCACTGGTCGGAATACGGCGCTTGAAGGGCTTGCATAGTTTGGCAAACATTGGTGCAACTAGGAAGATTGTGCGNCGGAATGTAGAAGCTTTGACAGAGTTGCGGACATTTGGGATAGAGGGCGTAAGAACCCATCACTGTGCAGACTTGTGGAATAGTATCACAAAGATGAACCATCTTAGCAATTTAGATGTCATCAGTGGACGTGGGCAAGAATTACAGCAGTTGGGCACCCTGCGCCTACCTCTACCAATTCAAGAATTATGGCTGAGGGGTAAATTAGACAAAACCTCAGTCCCTGAGCTTGCCACATCCTTTGGGTCTCTAACAAACCTAATCGGATTAACacttttttatgcaaatttggATGAAGATACATTTCCTTACCTGCAAGCGTTGCCCGCGTTGATGTTTCTTGGCCTTTATGAGGCATATGACGGCATGAAGTTGCACTTCCAAGCAACATCATTCCCCAAGCTAAAGGAATTGTTAATACAAGATGCCCCGAATCTCAGTCAGGTGGAAATAGAAAGAGGAGCAATGGCAAGCCTGAATAAGCTAGACCTACACCGTTGTCCAGAGCTAAAGGAGCTGCCCCACGGCATTGAGTACCTTACCACCCTTAAGGATTTATACATTTGGCGTCCAGCAAAGGAACTTGTTGAGCTGCTtctaggaggaggaggaggaggagaaggcgacCACAGCAATGATTGCCGCACGAGGGTTCGCCACATCCCGAATTTTACTATTGGTTTCAAACGAGACGGCAAGGTTGTCGAAGAAAGGATTTGA